A stretch of the Streptomyces sp. NBC_00078 genome encodes the following:
- a CDS encoding carbohydrate ABC transporter permease, with product MSTTTTRGVAHPAPAKASNARPRRGLTASNTLNFWLFTGPFLIGLVIFVFVPIGWSIWLSFFDARFTVTPSHFIGFDNYRQMLTNSDFTGSLGTFTVFAAFIVPTTWALSLSLALLVHRLRFMRAFFRSVFFLPTACSYVAAALIWKMSMFNGVRFGLANTIIGWFGADNVAWVSNPNPPWYWLVILTVRLWLQAGFYMILFLAALQNIPAELYEAAAIDGAKPGWQTFRYITLPQLRATSTAVILLLLVAAYQAFDEFYNIITTRATWGQTPLMVLYKTALGANQDYGSGSAGAVILTVLICAVTLLQGKFMGFGRGEESK from the coding sequence ATGTCGACCACCACCACGCGCGGGGTCGCCCACCCCGCCCCGGCCAAGGCCTCCAACGCCCGGCCGAGGCGGGGCCTGACGGCGAGCAACACCCTCAACTTCTGGCTCTTCACCGGTCCGTTCCTCATCGGTCTGGTGATCTTCGTCTTCGTTCCCATCGGCTGGAGCATCTGGCTCAGCTTCTTCGACGCCCGCTTCACCGTCACGCCCAGCCACTTCATAGGCTTCGACAACTACCGGCAGATGCTGACGAACAGCGACTTCACCGGCTCGCTGGGGACCTTCACCGTCTTCGCCGCGTTCATCGTGCCCACCACTTGGGCGCTCTCGCTGAGCCTGGCCCTGCTGGTGCACCGGCTGCGGTTCATGCGGGCGTTCTTCCGGTCGGTGTTCTTCCTGCCCACCGCGTGCAGCTATGTGGCCGCCGCGTTGATCTGGAAGATGTCTATGTTCAACGGCGTCCGCTTCGGCCTGGCCAACACGATCATCGGCTGGTTCGGCGCCGACAACGTCGCCTGGGTCTCCAACCCGAACCCGCCCTGGTACTGGCTGGTCATCCTGACCGTACGCCTGTGGCTGCAGGCCGGCTTCTACATGATCCTCTTCCTGGCGGCGCTGCAGAACATCCCGGCGGAGCTGTACGAGGCCGCTGCGATCGACGGGGCCAAGCCGGGCTGGCAGACCTTCCGGTACATCACGCTGCCCCAACTGCGGGCCACCTCGACCGCGGTGATCCTGCTCCTGCTCGTCGCTGCCTACCAGGCCTTCGACGAGTTCTACAACATCATCACGACCAGGGCGACCTGGGGCCAGACGCCCCTCATGGTCCTCTACAAGACGGCTCTCGGTGCCAACCAGGACTACGGTTCCGGCAGCGCGGGCGCAGTCATCCTCACGGTGCTGATCTGCGCCGTCACCCTGTTGCAGGGCAAGTTCATGGGCTTCGGAAGGGGGGAGGAGTCCAAGTGA
- a CDS encoding ABC transporter substrate-binding protein encodes MSAMSNNNWSRRSIFRAAAGMAAAGSLAACGGNNGRGGGSGSGKNLNQYFHAYGEAGVEQAVKRYAKAYSKANVSTQWITGADYETKLFAALLTKQAPDVFEFHPQIQLVKSGQVADLTDIISPVKDDFNAADIASHTVDGKIYGVRMIDDPQFFFYRKSMLEKANVAVPTTLEELIEAAAKLTTPKVKGLFLGNDLHAIELPLVWSAGAEPLTAKNEIGYHTDEVVGGLRQLRKLFTSGHLLLDAPADYWDPSALNQGLCAMQFCGMWAMPVMQKALGDDLGVFPFPKVGGKGRPSVYNGGWSMFVNAKGGDVDAAKEYVKWLWIDQKKYQEDFATSYGFHIPPRKTIAAQADKLKSGLAAEGVKLFNTYGYFDNIGWTQAMYSAWDGIISDSVRKGGDPEAALDAADKKVNRELKKLFG; translated from the coding sequence ATGTCGGCAATGAGCAACAACAATTGGTCCCGCCGATCAATCTTCCGGGCCGCCGCAGGCATGGCCGCGGCCGGCAGCCTTGCCGCGTGTGGCGGCAACAACGGGCGTGGGGGCGGGAGTGGTTCGGGCAAGAACCTGAACCAGTACTTCCACGCGTACGGGGAGGCGGGCGTCGAGCAGGCCGTCAAGCGGTACGCGAAGGCGTACTCCAAGGCCAATGTCTCCACGCAGTGGATCACCGGAGCCGACTACGAGACCAAGCTCTTCGCCGCCCTGCTCACCAAGCAGGCGCCGGACGTCTTCGAGTTCCACCCGCAGATCCAGCTGGTCAAGAGCGGACAGGTGGCCGACCTGACCGACATCATCAGCCCGGTCAAGGACGACTTCAACGCCGCCGACATCGCTTCGCACACGGTCGACGGGAAGATATACGGCGTCCGGATGATCGACGACCCGCAGTTCTTCTTCTACCGCAAGTCGATGCTGGAGAAGGCGAACGTCGCCGTGCCGACCACGCTGGAGGAGCTGATCGAGGCGGCCGCCAAGCTCACCACCCCCAAGGTCAAGGGCCTCTTCCTCGGCAACGACCTGCACGCCATCGAGCTGCCGCTGGTCTGGTCTGCCGGCGCTGAGCCCCTCACCGCGAAGAACGAGATCGGTTACCACACCGACGAGGTGGTCGGGGGCCTGCGCCAGCTCCGCAAGCTGTTCACCAGCGGCCACCTGCTGCTGGACGCTCCGGCCGACTACTGGGACCCCTCCGCGCTCAACCAGGGACTGTGTGCCATGCAGTTCTGCGGCATGTGGGCGATGCCCGTGATGCAGAAGGCGCTCGGCGACGACCTCGGCGTCTTCCCCTTCCCGAAGGTCGGCGGCAAGGGCCGGCCCTCGGTCTACAACGGCGGTTGGTCGATGTTCGTCAACGCCAAGGGCGGGGACGTGGACGCGGCCAAGGAGTACGTGAAGTGGCTGTGGATCGACCAGAAGAAGTACCAGGAGGACTTCGCCACGTCCTACGGGTTCCACATCCCGCCGCGCAAGACGATCGCCGCGCAGGCCGACAAGCTCAAGTCGGGTCTGGCCGCGGAGGGCGTGAAGCTCTTCAACACCTACGGGTACTTCGACAACATCGGCTGGACTCAGGCCATGTACAGCGCCTGGGACGGGATCATCTCCGACAGCGTCCGCAAGGGCGGGGACCCGGAGGCAGCGCTCGACGCGGCCGACAAGAAGGTCAACCGTGAGCTGAAGAAGCTCTTCGGATAA
- a CDS encoding glycoside hydrolase codes for MLVTHPHRRRSVLLTAAAALAVTGPLISAPPATAATPTAAEVSPHAAQTIDDIGASGAWWVNDLQHFKPEVQARVAKLLFSKQGLDLSSYRYNIGGGGTAVTTPARAAQDFLNSDGTYDWSKDKGGRTFLKYAAQYGVEDLIGFVNSAPAQWTTNGQSCGGQLKAANESDYATYVADVTDHFARQGARFDYISPFNEPDNDFGDCGQEGMKVTPDQRDDIVRTLGAEQRSRHQKTSVIADESSQTTQFVSEVPQWISQPGTAQYVSALAHHTYNNPSDGQLGNVYETAQTVGKKSWASEICCFGKGSTGWNQEYDPTIDNALLTSRIIYKDFASSHDSAFQWWVALASGYGTSPTEKNDVGWNDGLIYYDPDYATNGNQKLYFTKRYYALGQYSKFVKPGSVAHNVTGAPDGVEVSSYDRDGTWVVVVNNHNTTTGTPLSLHFNSRSPVRASQAVRTSATEDWAKVARPSVRAGTATTTLAARSITTYVFDQKGHGSSAVTGALQGKQSGKCLTANASGAAIGTCTGGADQSWSYDTKGALKGANGYLTAGSSGLTTTAKYTGEAGHRWLLNANGQILSEASGKCLDVSGQATADGSKVVLYSCNGGTNEVWSRQ; via the coding sequence ATGCTCGTGACTCACCCCCACCGCAGAAGATCGGTCCTGCTGACAGCCGCAGCCGCACTGGCCGTCACCGGACCCCTGATATCCGCCCCGCCCGCCACGGCCGCCACGCCCACGGCGGCCGAGGTCTCCCCGCACGCCGCCCAGACCATCGACGACATCGGTGCGTCGGGCGCCTGGTGGGTCAACGACCTGCAGCACTTCAAGCCCGAGGTCCAGGCCCGCGTGGCGAAGCTGCTTTTCTCGAAGCAGGGCCTCGACCTCAGCTCGTACCGCTACAACATCGGCGGCGGCGGCACCGCGGTCACCACCCCCGCCCGCGCCGCCCAGGACTTCCTGAACTCCGACGGCACCTACGACTGGAGCAAGGACAAGGGCGGCCGGACGTTCCTCAAGTACGCCGCCCAGTACGGTGTCGAGGACCTCATCGGCTTCGTCAACAGCGCGCCCGCTCAGTGGACGACCAACGGCCAGAGCTGCGGCGGCCAGTTGAAGGCGGCGAACGAGTCGGACTACGCCACCTACGTGGCGGACGTGACCGACCACTTCGCCCGGCAGGGCGCGAGGTTCGACTACATCAGCCCGTTCAACGAGCCGGACAACGACTTCGGCGACTGCGGCCAGGAGGGCATGAAGGTCACGCCCGACCAACGCGACGACATCGTGCGGACGCTCGGTGCCGAGCAGCGTTCCCGGCACCAGAAGACGTCGGTCATCGCCGACGAGTCCAGCCAGACGACGCAGTTCGTGTCCGAGGTCCCGCAGTGGATCTCGCAGCCGGGCACGGCCCAGTACGTGTCCGCGCTCGCCCACCACACGTACAACAACCCCAGCGACGGGCAGCTGGGCAACGTCTACGAGACCGCACAGACGGTCGGCAAGAAGTCCTGGGCCAGCGAGATCTGCTGCTTCGGCAAGGGCTCGACGGGCTGGAACCAGGAGTACGACCCGACCATCGACAACGCCCTGCTAACGTCGCGGATCATCTACAAGGACTTCGCGAGCTCGCACGACTCGGCGTTCCAGTGGTGGGTGGCCCTGGCCAGCGGCTACGGCACCTCCCCCACCGAGAAGAACGACGTGGGCTGGAACGACGGCCTGATCTACTACGACCCCGACTACGCGACGAACGGCAACCAGAAGCTGTACTTCACCAAGCGGTACTACGCGCTCGGCCAGTACAGCAAGTTCGTGAAGCCGGGCTCGGTGGCGCACAACGTGACCGGGGCGCCGGACGGGGTCGAGGTGTCGTCCTACGACCGCGACGGCACGTGGGTGGTGGTGGTCAACAACCACAACACCACCACCGGCACACCGCTGAGTCTGCACTTCAACAGCAGGTCGCCGGTACGGGCCTCGCAGGCCGTGCGGACGTCGGCCACCGAGGACTGGGCCAAGGTGGCCAGGCCGTCGGTACGCGCGGGAACGGCCACGACGACCCTCGCGGCCCGCTCCATCACGACGTACGTCTTCGACCAGAAGGGCCACGGGAGTTCGGCGGTCACGGGCGCACTCCAGGGCAAGCAGTCCGGGAAGTGCCTCACCGCCAACGCCTCGGGGGCCGCGATCGGCACCTGCACGGGCGGGGCCGATCAGTCGTGGTCGTACGACACCAAGGGCGCGCTCAAGGGTGCGAACGGCTACCTGACGGCCGGGAGTTCGGGCCTGACGACTACCGCGAAGTACACCGGCGAGGCCGGCCATCGCTGGCTGCTCAACGCCAACGGCCAGATCCTCAGCGAGGCGTCCGGCAAGTGCCTGGACGTCAGCGGACAGGCGACCGCCGACGGCAGCAAGGTGGTTCTCTACAGCTGCAACGGCGGGACCAACGAGGTCTGGAGCAGGCAGTGA
- a CDS encoding ROK family transcriptional regulator, which produces MRRGTSRDIRTANRYEVLRQIIAQSPTSRQELAAATGLSLATVATLVGELLDLRMITEVGFEDSAGGRPRGLVAVNASGGALIGVDIAETYVHVELFDLALNVLARADEDMRPGESLPEQVVSHVAAAVGSVVAQAGIEGARVLGVGVSVPGQVDRASGVSEYAPNWDWHDVPLLDLLTEYIAYPLYLDNPLRASAVAELWFGAARGRGDAVVVNLGTGVGAGLLLGGGLHRGVSNSAGEWGHTTIVLDGRPCRCGKHGCVEAYVGASGIMLNLRELSPDSPLLYPEDQTATIAALAQGLRDNDPVALKVVRDTVRYLGAGIADLVNLFNPEVVVLSSWVASALGEPLVTEVREAVARHALPRPMAATEIVLSPIPTDPVCLGAATFALEGALQSVGQRAGQRTTPARSRTARPS; this is translated from the coding sequence ATGAGGCGCGGCACATCACGTGACATCCGCACCGCGAACCGCTACGAGGTGCTGCGCCAGATCATCGCCCAGTCCCCCACCTCCCGGCAGGAGCTGGCGGCAGCCACCGGGCTGAGCCTCGCCACGGTCGCCACGCTGGTCGGCGAGCTCCTCGATCTGCGGATGATCACGGAAGTCGGGTTCGAGGACTCGGCGGGCGGGCGCCCCAGGGGCCTGGTGGCCGTCAACGCGTCAGGGGGCGCGCTGATCGGCGTGGACATCGCGGAGACGTACGTCCATGTCGAGCTGTTCGACCTCGCGCTGAACGTGCTCGCCCGCGCCGACGAGGACATGCGCCCCGGCGAGAGCCTCCCCGAGCAGGTGGTCAGCCATGTCGCCGCCGCCGTCGGCTCGGTGGTCGCGCAGGCCGGGATCGAGGGAGCCCGGGTCCTCGGCGTCGGCGTGAGCGTGCCCGGGCAGGTGGACCGCGCGAGCGGCGTCTCGGAGTACGCGCCGAACTGGGACTGGCACGACGTGCCGCTGCTCGACCTGCTCACCGAGTACATCGCCTACCCCCTGTACCTGGACAACCCGCTGCGCGCCTCCGCGGTGGCCGAGCTGTGGTTCGGGGCCGCGCGCGGGCGCGGGGACGCCGTGGTGGTGAACCTCGGAACCGGTGTGGGCGCCGGGCTGCTGCTGGGCGGCGGGCTTCACCGGGGCGTGAGCAACAGCGCCGGCGAGTGGGGCCACACCACGATCGTCCTGGACGGAAGACCGTGCCGCTGCGGCAAGCACGGCTGTGTGGAGGCCTACGTCGGCGCGTCCGGGATCATGCTGAACCTGCGGGAGCTCAGCCCCGACAGCCCGCTGCTGTACCCGGAGGACCAGACGGCCACCATCGCCGCGCTGGCCCAGGGGCTGCGCGACAACGACCCGGTGGCGCTGAAGGTGGTCCGCGACACCGTCAGATACCTCGGCGCGGGCATCGCCGACCTGGTCAACCTGTTCAACCCCGAGGTGGTCGTGCTCAGCAGTTGGGTAGCGTCCGCCCTCGGCGAGCCCCTGGTCACGGAGGTGCGCGAGGCCGTCGCCCGGCACGCGCTGCCGCGGCCGATGGCCGCCACCGAGATCGTCCTCTCCCCCATCCCCACCGACCCGGTGTGCCTGGGCGCGGCCACGTTCGCGCTCGAAGGGGCACTGCAGTCCGTGGGGCAGAGGGCCGGCCAACGCACCACCCCCGCCAGGAGCCGTACCGCACGACCTTCATGA